CAGTTTCTTAACTCCATCACAGCATGTAACTGGAATGGCTCCACCTTTCTTCAAGTAATTAAGGCATGGCATTAGCGTTGTTATCACCTGTGGACATGACATCATTCTCCTGGCTACTGCCGCATCAGctgccatcatcatcatcatcatactTATCAAGATTAGGCATGCTGTCTTAGTTACCATGGACAAGGACGACCTAGCCATTATATATATGTTGAGTTGTTGTTACTTGTTAGATTGATTTGACgaatttgtttaattagttTGTGTTAGACAAAGGGCTTGATGAATTTCTATGGAGATACTCGAGGTATTTATAGAGGGACTTTGATTTTAATGTTGATCAAAGATTGGTAACTCAAACTGGAAGACTCCAATTTTTATGGATTTCCAAACATTAAAGTGTATACATCACAAGTTCTAAGTTTTACATTGGTTACTTACATGTGGAGAAAGAGGAAGGTTGTGAGTTACTTTAGGGGCTTTGTTTAGTTTGGCGGAAAACGTTTTCActtaaatgaaaaacaaaaccaAAAGAAAAGTCGTAGAGAAAATGCTGGAAAATGAAAGTGGATGGGTGAGAGACAGTTGATGggaagagagaagagagaagagagaagagGGAAATAAGGAGGAAAAATGGTTTGCATCATTGGAAAAATGTTATAACAACGGAAAAAACAACGGAAAATGATTGAAAGAGGAAAGTTATTTTACATGAAAACCAAACACTCTTGTGATAAAAGTAATTCGAATATTAATCCTCCTCTTTAATCTAGTCTTCTTTTATTCGTTATGGCAAATATTATTGAAAATGAGTTAggacaatataaattacaaataaaaaaagaagaattGTATTGTAGACCAGCTTCCTATTAAGATTAGTTCACCGTTAACTCGTAAAGGAATGGAGAACAAAAACATAGGTTTGTTTTGTGCAAGTATAAAAGACGGTTATAGTACGTCTTCTCAATTGGTCAGTCAGTGAGCGAGCATGTGAGACCATATATTGAGCTCAAACGCACGTAATATAGTTTGATAGACAATTAGACATAAGCATGTTTAGATGTACAATATTGATTAAGATGCGTAACGCCCAATTACATCAACATTTCCTAAACTAGAGTGTGTGGCGGACCTAGGCTTGGGCAACCTAGGTCACGTGACCCactaatattaaaaataaaaaaaaaaataaaaaaaataacgcGCTCTTCGCTCTACAATATCTCTCTATGGAAGTTGGAAAGCAGGGAAGTAGCAGCCAAAACACAAAACCTAATCCCGGACTCCCTCTCTCTTCGACGCAGCCACGCAGGCCGCAATCGGCCCACCAGCCACCGGCCCACCACTCCACCAGGTCATCCGAGTTCCGACCACCGAAGACTGAACCCAGATCTGTTAAACCCCTATCAGAACAGTCCGTGGTCGTGGGGATTCGGGGAAGAAGAACCGAGCAGCGTCGCCGTCGACCACCGAGAAAGAGGAGGAGCTGAGAAGCAGCGACTAGCCGAGCACCTACTGAGGAGCGGAGGAGGCGAGGACTCGAGGAGGAGCCGCCGTCAGTCTTCGTCGGCGCCACCACCCTGTCTTTCTCCTCCGCCACAAAACACGAACCCTGTCGCTCTCTGACTCGACCCAAACCCGACTTTACTCACTACAAGCTATACTGAATTGCGTTGTAGAAACGGCAAACTGGCAAAGCAAATAAATTAAATTGGTtatggattttttttaaaaggggtAGATGAGAAAGTTGAAGAAGAAACCTAACCATAAAAGTAGATCCACAAGAAAAGCGGGGAAGGAGGAGTTTGACAGCTTTAGATGTGTGGTCCACCACAATTTTAGATTAGTTGTGATtttcattttctaaaacagtacttcgtattatttgtGCCGTGTTGTACACTTGTACTACTACTAGAAGACTAATTTAGTACATTTTtccattaatattatttatttgtttgtttatgttttttattttataaaggaaaatttgaACACGAAGTAATTAATTTATGTGGAAAACTTTTCATTTAACTATATTCTAACAAAATAGCAAAAATATAGATTTATATTGCCGTTTCCCCGTATCttacaattttgaaaatgaCCGTTTCCCCGTTTCTCCGTATCCGTTTCCGTTTCACGTTTCCGTGCAACCTAGCTCCCAACATCCCCAACACTCCAACACCATTAACAGCATAAAACAACCCTTGAGATTCACAGTAAATCACATCTTCAGCAGTAAAATTCGAAACTGGAACCCACACCCAGTGATCCTCAGAGGTTGTACAGAAAATCATTTCAGTTGTTTTACAAAGGAAGGAAGTGGTAATAGCGAAAGCAAACCCATTGGAAGGAGAAGAAAGAACGAGTTTCCGAATGAAATCATCCCTCATTTGCTTCAGTTCAAGAGGGTAAATTTGACCAGTTAGCTGATCTTGAACAAAGTATTCTCGACCAACATTTGAAAAATTAAAGGAGACAACTCCAGGAAGAGTAGAAAGTGGTGGTAGGTGCACTTTGGATTTGGTAACAGGATTTAGGCAGAACACCTCAGGTGTGCCAGAGGTTAGTATAAGATAGCCATGGGATGAACCGAGAATACGGCGAGGGTAGGATGATTCTGAAACAGAGAAGGTGTGGAGTTTGTTGCTGAGAATGTTGTAGAATGTTCGACGAGAGTCGTAGTGAGGGGTTATAGAGGTAGGAGGAGGGAGGAGAAGCCATGGAAGTTGACATGGGAGAGTGTAAGGTGGAGTAAAAGGAAGAGACTTTCTCCAGTTAAGGCAAACTGCTCTTAACCGGATGTAATCGGAGTAGATTGTCAGAGTTTCTGCAATTTTAACGAGGATGTCATCTAGGATTGCAGACCAATCTACTTGGATTTCTGTGTCTGACATTTCTttggaatttatttttttgttgagTTTGTACAGAGCTTAATGATGATCAAAGACTATTAGCCTTTATTCGTGGACTTGGATTAACCACGTACTCTTTTTTTTCCTCCCTATAAAAAATGAAAGGCTTGTGAATACCGATTCAACTCAAAGAAACCAACCTAACTAGCATAAAATATGATCCACCCGACCCTTCAATAATATTTCAAGtaagttttatttaatttttattttgatgGGAAAAAACAATTTCAATAATAATCAGTCATGCGACATCTATAATGATAAAACATATATGTATATCACATATAAGAGAAAATACATGTCTTTCAATCAACAGTTACTATTCTACATCCTAACGGACAACTCGTACTCTACCGTTTCTAACTTCACGTGAGCAGTGCTTTTTGAGATTTTGCGTCTTTTCAAGTAGAGCTATTCGCAACCCGCGCACGAATTATTTTGATCGATGAGTTAatgataaaccctaaacccgAATGAATCCAGATTACCTTCCCAAGtattgaaaccctaaaattAAATTCTCATCAAGGGATGAGAATCAAAAACCTAGAAAATGTAGGGGAAACCCAAGAATAAATTGAAAACAACCTAATGATAAGTTGGGAATAACCAACAGAAATGAAACAAAAAAGACAGAACATGGAAAGAAAACAATGGGAAAATACGAAGAAGGGTAAAAAATATTCTAATTTCTTTTGAAAAATTAGACTATTTCAGACTATTTATAATCATCAAATAGGATCGTCTTAAAATTTTGATGGATAAAACCCTATTAAGTTAATTGATATTATGATTATGAGTTGTCCCTAGTCTAAGTCGTTAAATAGGACATAAACGACTAACTAAAAGATAAGTTTGTAAGTTGATTGATAACACCTAGCTTCATGGGCTACGGAGACATAAGGATGTCTAATCATTTACAtggatatatattatgaatatATATTGGATTGCCCTACCTAAAATCCTTTAAACGTGTTACTGAATTTTTGTGGTTAAACTATTTTAGTGAATTGACTCAATCCTTTAAGACTACAAATTTACAATAAATATAGTAGACAACGTGTAAGTATGAGGCCGAACTCTCAGGGACCAAGCGTTTTCTACACCAGTTACAATTTACAATAAATATAGTTGACAATGTGTAAGTATGAGGCCGAACTCTCGGGGATCAAGCGTTTTCTATACCATCACACTTCAGTTCAAATAAGCAATTGTTGATTGAGGGTTGTTTGCAAAACTTGTCAATGATTATACAAATGGGGTATCTATATTAAGGGATATATAGGACTAGGGAGGGGGATTCCTCCTAGTATAACCATGACAAATGAAAGTATCTCTACTCCACTCATACGTGAACCCAATGCGACTTACTAGTTAGTTTAGGGGGCATTGTGCACCACCGCAGACAATGCCCACCCGAGGGTCACAATGCATGCGACCGGATCAAAGAATCGAGATTGTgtttcctgaaggaaataattccttTGGTCCAAgcatgcattcaatgctaagtctaataaatgcggttcagtattaattaattaaacaagttaataattcagtgagatcaagtgagctgaatgcctagctagaggccgcttcagttcgagtggaattaataatattaatccgcagcttactcttgactaaacccgtagggtcacacaaatagtacgtgaacggatcaagtatttaagtgaattaaatactctatttatgaatattcggaatcgacggatctcggttccagtgggagctgaaatcgttaaaaggcaaaatatcaatactccggaaacgatgatattgctggaaacggaaatatggatcgtaacgaaaatataaatattatccaagtcgtagatgttgccggacacggaaacatggtacgtatcggaaaatattatcggaaatagaaacattgtcggaatcggtaatattgccggaaacggaaatattaccggaatcggaaatattgtcggaatcggaaatattaaatatttgttcgaaacggaaataaattccggaatcggaaatattaaatattattcgaatcggaaatgaattccgaaatcggaaaacgaatcggaagcgcggcgcgaaacgatcgtcggacgagcttgttagacgcaaggcccagcactaagccaggcccgcgcctagcgaatcCCGCGCGCAGCAAGGCCAGCGAAGCCCGCGAtcagcgagcaaggcaaagcCCAGCGAAGCCCGCAAtcagcgagcaaggcaaagcCCAGCCAGCCGCAAGTGAGCAAGGCGaggcccagcagcagcgcccacgatgggccgcgtgctgctagcgcctgccttgggccgagccgcgtACCGACGCCCATGTGAgatgcgtgtgtgtgtgcaatgctacgtacgaccgattccttggtcgtttaggattgcttgattaaatcgttttcctaattccataagaattaaatatttttgtgtttgattaaacattaaattctaatggattaatttaactagaatcctgatagaattagttatttgaatcctagtggaaatctaagtccgatatttcttccctataaatacgtggttcataatcacaatttatacacaacAATTAATATCTATTCATATAGTTAAGTTCAAGtacgaatttaataattttcctaaattaacaattaagctttcgaataaaacataataccttagagaatatcctagttggttgaatctaaggcggattcgaacgtgttgtggactatctacggaggggcgacatttggagtcctaaacttgttcttgttcggttcgggagcagctagggaaggcacgcgtcacatgtatgtatcctaaattatgctaattgactatgtgacaattaatttggattcctggatttatggtttttccgcatgaaatatatgttttatatttgtcataacctgaCATTTCCTATTCCTTACCTAGGTTCCCGGTGCTCCGATGAAAACTAGATAAATAGAAATGAGGCTCAACACACACTATAGCCACACTCCTAAGGTGAACACGAAGAACGAGTGATTTTCCGTGTCAAAGGGCGTGTTTCCGGTGTGAACGGTTAACTATAGACCATGAATCACACTTTTCCTTGGGGTTTGGAACCAGGGAAAACGCAAGAAAGACCAGCCTAATTCCATC
This Spinacia oleracea cultivar Varoflay chromosome 6, BTI_SOV_V1, whole genome shotgun sequence DNA region includes the following protein-coding sequences:
- the LOC130463755 gene encoding uncharacterized protein, translating into MSDTEIQVDWSAILDDILVKIAETLTIYSDYIRLRAVCLNWRKSLPFTPPYTLPCQLPWLLLPPPTSITPHYDSRRTFYNILSNKLHTFSVSESSYPRRILGSSHGYLILTSGTPEVFCLNPVTKSKVHLPPLSTLPGVVSFNFSNVGREYFVQDQLTGQIYPLELKQMRDDFIRKLVLSSPSNGFAFAITTSFLCKTTEMIFCTTSEDHWVWVPVSNFTAEDVIYCESQGLFYAVNGVGVLGMLGARLHGNVKRKRIRRNGETVIFKIVRYGETAI
- the LOC110780457 gene encoding non-specific lipid-transfer protein 1-like, translated to MARSSLSMVTKTACLILISMMMMMMAADAAVARRMMSCPQVITTLMPCLNYLKKGGAIPVTCCDGVKKLANSAKTQPDRQAACVCLKPAAKSYGINYDLANKLPASCGIDYQINLSPDIDCTRVKY